In the Nitrospirota bacterium genome, CCAGCGGCAGGTAGATCCGGCTCTTTTTCGCGTCGATCGCCAGATCCTGCCAGTGGTTGGTCAACTGGAGCGCGGTGCAGATGGCGTCCGACCACTCGTGGATGTCAGGGTCGCGGTAGCCGAACACGGAGAGCACCAGTCGGCCCACCGGGTTGGCGGACAAGCGGCAGTACCCGAGCAGGTCATCGAAGGTCTTGTAGCGATCGACCACCACGTCCATCTTGAACGCCATCAACAGGTCTTGAAAGGGTTCGACCGGCAGGCGGAAGGTCTCGATCGTGTCCTTGAGCGCGATGAACACGGGGTGCTGGGGTTTACGCCACATGCACTGCAGGAGCTGGCCCTCCCAGTTCTCCAGCAGCGGGAGCCGCAGGTTGTCGAGGTACTGGCCTTCGTCGGCAAAATCATCGGCCGTGCGCGCGAACGCGTAGATGGCCCACAGATATTTGCGTTTGTCGTCCGGCAGGAGCCATGAGCCCACCGGGAAGTTCTCGTAGTGGGTTCTCGCGAGCATTTCGCAGTGCGCAAAGGACTCCTCCAGGCTCCAGACCTTCTCTTCCTGAAGCCCGAAGTCGCGCGGGACTTGGGGGAGGCCGCTCACATCGTGGTCATAACACAGGCCTTCTCAAGGGGTCAACGAGCCAGCTTCCGCAGCCCGCCCGCACCGTGTTATGATCGCCCCCTCTCCTTGGAGGTTCACGCATGCGAATCGGCACCCCGCTGAGCCCCTCGGCCACGCGCGTGATGTTGCTGGGCGCGGGCGAGCTGGGCAAAGAAGTCATCATCGCGCTGCAGCGCCTGGGCGTGGAAGTCATTGCGGTGGACCGCTATCCGAACGCCCCAGGCCACCAGGTGGCGCACCGCCATCACGTCATCAACATGGCCGATCCCGCGCAGCTGCGGGCTGTCATCGAGCGGGAGCGGCCGCATCTGGTGGTGCCGGAAATCGAAGCCATCGCGACCGAGGCATTGGTCGAGATCGAGCGCGAGGGCTGGACCGAGATCATCCCCACCGCGCGCGCCACGCGTCTCACCATGAACCGCGAAGGGATTCGCCGCCTGGCCGCCGAAGATCTGAAGCTGCCCACGTCGCGCTACGCGTTCGCGGAAAGCCGCGACGCGTTGCAGCGGGCGATCGACTCGGGAATCAGTTATCCGTGCGTGGTCAAGGCCGTGATGTCGTCGTCGGGGAAGGGCCAATCCGTGGTCAGATCCCGCGAGGACGTGGATCCGGCCTGGCAGTACGCCATGACCGGCACGCGGGTGCAACACGGGAAGGTGATCGTCGAGGAACTGATCGAGTTTGACGTTGAGATCACACAACTGACCGTGCGTGCAATCGGCGAGTCAGGCAAGGTCGAAACGTTCTTCTGCGAGCCCGTGGGCCACGTCCAGATCAAAGGCGACTACGTTGAAAGCTGGCAGCCGCAGGTCATGACAAAGACCGCGCTCGTCAAGACGCGCGAGATTGCCGAACTCGTGACCGACAACCTCGGCGGCCGCGGCATCTTCGGCGTGGAACTCTTCGTCAAGGGCGATCAGGTCCTGTTCTCAGAAGTAAGCCCCCGGCCGCACGACACCGGCATGGTCACCATGATTAGCCAATGGCAAAGCGAGTTCGATCTGCACGCGCGCGCG is a window encoding:
- the hpnC gene encoding squalene synthase HpnC; translated protein: MSGLPQVPRDFGLQEEKVWSLEESFAHCEMLARTHYENFPVGSWLLPDDKRKYLWAIYAFARTADDFADEGQYLDNLRLPLLENWEGQLLQCMWRKPQHPVFIALKDTIETFRLPVEPFQDLLMAFKMDVVVDRYKTFDDLLGYCRLSANPVGRLVLSVFGYRDPDIHEWSDAICTALQLTNHWQDLAIDAKKSRIYLPLEDMARHGYSEEQLRAGVVDDAFVRLMADMVERTRSLFDQGRPLLDRVGRDLSFEMRLVWLGGTAILRRIEAARYDVFRRRPSLGLGSKTALLARAALFSPAKSAQ
- the purT gene encoding formate-dependent phosphoribosylglycinamide formyltransferase, yielding MRIGTPLSPSATRVMLLGAGELGKEVIIALQRLGVEVIAVDRYPNAPGHQVAHRHHVINMADPAQLRAVIERERPHLVVPEIEAIATEALVEIEREGWTEIIPTARATRLTMNREGIRRLAAEDLKLPTSRYAFAESRDALQRAIDSGISYPCVVKAVMSSSGKGQSVVRSREDVDPAWQYAMTGTRVQHGKVIVEELIEFDVEITQLTVRAIGESGKVETFFCEPVGHVQIKGDYVESWQPQVMTKTALVKTREIAELVTDNLGGRGIFGVELFVKGDQVLFSEVSPRPHDTGMVTMISQWQSEFDLHARAILGLPVSTTLRAPGASAVIYGGVEAKGIAFENVNRALEVPSAEIRLFGKPESFTKRRMGVALAIGKDTDEARQRAKLAASLVKPVVT